Proteins co-encoded in one uncultured Bacteroides sp. genomic window:
- a CDS encoding glycosyltransferase, which produces MQSITVLEVIRQGQIGGGESHLLDLVSGFDSTVNTIVLAFTPGQMIDALRAQGVKCYVIETSHPFDFRIIKQIRELIKKEEIQIIHAHGSRAASNVALIAKMMRIPLIYTVHGWSFHQDQSPMISYLRARSEKIICAMSNQVICVSESNQQTGIQTFGLKKSVVIENGINLSRFNPDNSFKNIRKEFGFNVDDFIVGFIGRITLQKDPMNFIKSIAIAHKKESGIKGFLVGEGDMKDEAIAYIRENSLEDVIRTSNFRSDIPDLLNAIDVFCLPSLWEGLSIALLEAMAMGKALVVTPTDGTKEVITDQVNGLVAQYNNPENHAELYIAYFKDSLLKEKCEKEAKALVEKRFDSKWVSAKVTEIYKSLVLKQ; this is translated from the coding sequence ATGCAATCAATAACTGTTTTAGAGGTAATACGACAAGGCCAGATTGGAGGAGGTGAATCTCATTTACTTGATTTGGTTTCGGGTTTTGATAGCACAGTCAACACTATTGTACTTGCTTTCACGCCGGGACAAATGATTGATGCATTGAGAGCTCAGGGAGTGAAATGTTATGTAATAGAAACCTCCCACCCTTTTGACTTTAGAATTATAAAGCAAATACGGGAATTAATTAAAAAAGAAGAGATTCAGATTATTCATGCCCATGGAAGTAGGGCAGCTTCCAATGTGGCGTTGATTGCGAAAATGATGAGAATACCCTTAATATATACAGTTCACGGATGGAGCTTTCATCAGGATCAATCACCAATGATTAGTTATTTAAGAGCCAGGAGCGAGAAGATTATCTGTGCTATGAGTAACCAAGTTATTTGTGTTTCTGAGAGTAATCAACAGACCGGGATTCAAACTTTTGGTCTTAAGAAATCTGTTGTGATTGAGAATGGAATCAATCTTTCACGATTCAATCCTGACAACTCGTTTAAAAATATCAGAAAGGAGTTTGGTTTCAATGTGGATGATTTTATTGTGGGATTTATCGGAAGAATTACGCTTCAGAAAGATCCAATGAATTTCATTAAGAGCATTGCCATAGCTCATAAGAAAGAATCTGGAATAAAAGGTTTTTTAGTTGGCGAAGGGGATATGAAAGACGAAGCAATAGCTTACATCCGAGAGAACTCTTTAGAGGATGTAATACGAACTTCAAATTTCAGAAGTGACATTCCTGATTTACTGAATGCGATTGATGTCTTTTGTCTGCCAAGCTTATGGGAAGGATTATCTATAGCTTTACTGGAAGCAATGGCGATGGGAAAAGCATTAGTTGTTACTCCAACTGACGGAACAAAAGAGGTTATAACTGATCAAGTAAATGGATTGGTTGCTCAATATAACAATCCGGAAAATCATGCAGAACTTTATATAGCCTATTTCAAGGATTCTCTGCTAAAAGAGAAATGTGAGAAAGAAGCCAAAGCACTTGTCGAGAAACGTTTTGACAGTAAATGGGTCTCTGCAAAAGTAACTGAAATATATAAATCATTAGTACTAAAACAATGA
- a CDS encoding glycosyltransferase family 2 protein, whose translation MNWYTKYLSVYEKPFSKAPKEAILEVSEKLKKLECKNPIVSVVVIAHNEEKRLLSCLWSLSETTCKYPLEIIGVDNNSTDQTAEVFESVGLKYYTELQKSCGYARRCGLEHANGKYYICIDSDTMYPPKYIETLVDELMKPGIVAVSSLWSYIPDKDHPWWGLKIYEFLRDTHLFIQSFKRPEYSVRGLVFAYEIEYGRKVGYRVDIKRGEDGSMAFGLKKYGKIVFVRTRRARAVTGYGTVGSDGSLFNSLKVRLIKYLKGYSKYFTSVKEIKDEDSNLIK comes from the coding sequence ATGAACTGGTACACAAAATACTTATCTGTATATGAAAAACCTTTTAGCAAAGCTCCTAAAGAGGCGATATTAGAGGTTAGTGAGAAACTAAAAAAGTTAGAATGTAAAAATCCAATAGTTTCTGTGGTTGTTATTGCTCATAATGAGGAAAAAAGACTGCTAAGTTGCTTATGGTCGTTAAGTGAAACGACATGTAAATATCCACTAGAAATAATTGGAGTTGATAATAATTCTACAGACCAAACTGCTGAAGTTTTTGAGAGTGTTGGTCTGAAATATTATACTGAACTACAGAAAAGTTGTGGATATGCAAGACGATGTGGACTTGAACATGCTAACGGGAAATATTATATTTGTATTGACTCTGATACAATGTACCCTCCAAAGTATATTGAAACTCTAGTTGATGAACTTATGAAACCTGGCATAGTTGCTGTTTCTTCTTTATGGAGCTATATACCTGATAAAGACCATCCATGGTGGGGACTTAAAATATATGAATTTTTAAGAGACACTCATCTATTTATTCAATCGTTTAAACGACCGGAATACAGTGTTCGTGGGCTGGTATTTGCCTATGAAATAGAATATGGCCGTAAAGTAGGTTATAGAGTTGACATAAAACGAGGAGAAGACGGTTCTATGGCATTTGGGCTAAAAAAATATGGTAAAATAGTATTTGTAAGAACACGTAGAGCAAGAGCTGTTACTGGTTATGGAACAGTAGGCTCTGATGGATCCTTATTTAATAGTCTTAAGGTCAGACTAATAAAATATTTGAAGGGATATAGCAAATACTTCACGAGTGTAAAAGAGATTAAAGACGAAGACTCTAATCTGATAAAATAG
- a CDS encoding glycosyltransferase family 4 protein: protein MENIKIAYCLPSLYISGGMERVLTIKANYFADILGYEIYIILTDGKDKQPYYPLSPKIHVINLNINFNELWNKSFLQKALLYFSKQRIYKKKLKKCLFEIRPDITISMLRREINFINSIQDGSIKIGEIHINKDNFRDFKNDSKVNFTKKIISIFWMKQLIKELKKLDRFVVLTNKDKEKWMELENTLVIPNPLPFYPESIFKSSNKTVIAVGRYVYEKGFDRLISAWSYIHKRHPDWCLHIYGDGSNKQLLEQIYSLKLEESCILEHAVSNIVDKYCESSIFALSSRFEGFGLVICEAMACGLPPVAFDCPWGPREIIKDDIDGLLVENGNIQELANKICYLIEHEDIRKEMGKQARIDVERFKIENIAAQWNILFKSLLKQKNIKITNH from the coding sequence ATGGAAAATATAAAAATAGCTTATTGTCTGCCTTCTTTATATATTTCAGGCGGAATGGAACGAGTTTTAACTATAAAAGCAAATTATTTTGCTGATATTTTGGGATACGAAATTTATATAATTCTAACTGATGGTAAGGATAAACAGCCATACTACCCATTGTCACCAAAGATTCATGTAATAAACTTAAATATCAATTTTAATGAATTATGGAATAAATCATTTCTGCAAAAGGCACTTTTATACTTTAGTAAACAACGGATTTATAAGAAGAAGCTAAAAAAGTGCTTATTTGAAATAAGACCCGATATTACAATTTCAATGTTGCGCAGAGAAATTAACTTTATAAATTCCATACAAGATGGAAGTATAAAAATTGGGGAGATACATATTAACAAAGATAATTTTCGGGATTTTAAAAATGATAGCAAAGTAAATTTTACAAAAAAAATCATATCCATTTTTTGGATGAAACAGCTTATAAAAGAGCTAAAAAAATTAGATCGATTTGTAGTTCTAACTAATAAAGACAAAGAAAAATGGATGGAATTAGAAAATACTTTAGTAATACCTAATCCATTGCCATTTTATCCTGAATCTATATTCAAAAGTTCAAATAAGACTGTCATAGCGGTTGGAAGATATGTTTATGAAAAAGGCTTTGATCGTCTAATATCCGCATGGAGTTATATTCATAAAAGACATCCAGATTGGTGTCTTCATATTTATGGCGATGGCTCAAACAAACAACTTTTAGAACAAATTTATTCATTAAAGTTAGAAGAATCTTGTATATTAGAACATGCAGTTTCCAACATAGTAGACAAATATTGTGAAAGTTCAATTTTTGCATTAAGCTCAAGATTTGAAGGTTTTGGCTTGGTTATTTGTGAGGCTATGGCATGCGGTTTACCTCCTGTTGCTTTTGATTGTCCATGGGGACCAAGGGAAATTATCAAAGATGACATTGATGGATTATTGGTTGAGAACGGTAATATTCAGGAGTTAGCAAATAAAATTTGCTATCTTATAGAACACGAAGATATTAGAAAGGAAATGGGAAAACAAGCAAGAATAGATGTTGAACGTTTCAAAATAGAAAATATAGCAGCACAATGGAATATCCTTTTCAAATCATTACTTAAACAAAAAAATATCAAAATCACTAACCATTAA